A single region of the Polymorphum gilvum SL003B-26A1 genome encodes:
- the pstC gene encoding phosphate ABC transporter permease subunit PstC, giving the protein MASTVFFILLILAVLGYVAGLFRAKVVRGTAYREFHSLPIYHGLNIAIWTGVPALIIVLMWLLFQGAAVDRIILNSLGTEVTSLDAAQQALLLSEIKQVAAGRIFREPTGEIRAAADFYNAVVANAQWAMLVVAISIALIGFGVGYRMVAVRFRARHSVERSLNYFMIFCSVVAIATTAGIIVSLLYEALQFFARVPVAEFFFGLNWEPQIPMREDQVAGAGAFGAVPVFLGTLVIAVIAMAVATPIGLFSAVYLTEFASNSARAIIKPLLEILAGIPTVVYGFFAVLTVAPALRGLGDWMGIGVSPNAALVAGGVMGIMLIPFISSLSDDALTAVPRAVRDGSLALGATKGETIRKVLLPAALPGIVGGILLALSRAIGETMIVVMAAGLIASLNVNPLQSVTTVTVQIVTLLIGDTSFDNPKTLAAFALGLVLFVITLALNVVALRIVRKYREQY; this is encoded by the coding sequence ATGGCAAGCACAGTTTTCTTCATTCTGCTGATCTTGGCCGTCCTCGGCTATGTCGCGGGCCTGTTCCGGGCCAAGGTGGTTCGTGGAACCGCCTATCGCGAGTTCCACTCTCTGCCGATCTATCATGGCCTGAACATCGCCATCTGGACGGGCGTGCCCGCTCTCATCATCGTGCTGATGTGGCTGCTATTCCAGGGGGCCGCGGTCGACCGGATCATCCTGAACAGTCTCGGCACCGAGGTGACGTCGCTTGATGCGGCGCAGCAGGCGTTGCTGCTCAGCGAGATCAAGCAGGTCGCTGCCGGCCGCATCTTCCGCGAACCGACCGGCGAGATCCGGGCTGCTGCCGATTTCTACAATGCCGTGGTCGCCAATGCGCAATGGGCGATGTTGGTCGTTGCTATTTCCATCGCTCTGATCGGCTTCGGCGTTGGCTACCGGATGGTCGCCGTGCGCTTCCGGGCGCGGCACAGCGTCGAACGCTCGCTGAACTATTTCATGATCTTCTGCTCCGTCGTCGCCATCGCAACGACGGCAGGCATCATTGTCTCGCTGCTCTACGAGGCCCTGCAGTTCTTTGCCCGCGTGCCGGTCGCAGAATTCTTCTTCGGGCTGAACTGGGAGCCGCAAATCCCGATGCGCGAGGACCAGGTCGCCGGTGCCGGAGCCTTCGGTGCGGTGCCGGTGTTTCTCGGGACTCTCGTGATCGCTGTGATCGCAATGGCTGTGGCCACGCCGATCGGCCTGTTCTCCGCCGTTTACCTGACCGAATTCGCCTCCAATTCGGCCCGGGCGATCATCAAGCCGCTGCTTGAAATCCTCGCCGGCATTCCGACCGTTGTCTATGGCTTCTTCGCCGTGCTCACCGTGGCGCCGGCTTTGCGTGGTCTGGGAGACTGGATGGGGATCGGTGTCAGCCCGAATGCCGCTCTTGTCGCGGGCGGCGTCATGGGCATCATGCTCATTCCGTTCATATCCTCCCTCTCCGATGACGCATTGACGGCGGTACCGCGCGCCGTCCGGGATGGGTCGCTGGCCCTGGGAGCGACCAAGGGCGAAACCATTCGCAAGGTGCTGCTTCCCGCGGCCCTGCCGGGCATTGTCGGCGGCATTCTGCTGGCCCTGTCGCGCGCCATTGGTGAGACCATGATCGTGGTGATGGCTGCCGGCCTGATCGCGAGCCTCAACGTCAACCCGTTGCAGTCGGTCACGACGGTTACCGTCCAGATCGTTACCCTTCTCATCGGCGACACGTCGTTCGACAATCCGAAGACGCTTGCCGCGTTCGCCCTCGGCCTTGTGTTGTTCGTCATCACGCTCGCGCTCAACGTGGTTGCGCTGCGGATCGTCCGGAAATATCGGG
- a CDS encoding substrate-binding domain-containing protein, translating into MKFKTLVSTVALAVAATAVAGAAQARDQIKVVGSSTVFPYTQGVAEEYANKTGSAAPVLESTGTGGGFKVFCGGVGPDHPDMTGASRAIKDGEKELCKTNGVTDVTEVLIGYDGLSIAHSVSGPELSLTNEQIFKALAAELPDGKGGFVANPNKSWSDIDASLPNVAITVFGPPPTSGTRDAFVELAMHDGCKGLPGMADLQKADAKKWNEVCSRMRQDGAFIEAGENDNLIVQRLQADANALGIFGYSFLYENQDTLKGVAINGVLPSLEAIGSGDYVLSRPLFNYVKNAHRGVIPGLNEFLAEYVSEDAIGDGGYLSERGLVPLPADLREKTRETVTNAVGISF; encoded by the coding sequence GTGAAGTTCAAAACCCTCGTCAGCACGGTTGCCCTTGCGGTCGCCGCCACCGCCGTCGCCGGCGCCGCCCAGGCCCGCGACCAGATCAAGGTCGTCGGCTCGTCGACCGTATTCCCCTACACCCAGGGCGTTGCCGAAGAATACGCCAACAAGACCGGCTCGGCGGCTCCGGTGCTGGAGTCGACCGGCACGGGCGGTGGCTTCAAGGTCTTCTGCGGCGGCGTCGGTCCGGATCATCCGGACATGACCGGTGCTTCGCGCGCCATCAAGGACGGCGAGAAGGAGCTCTGCAAGACCAACGGCGTGACCGACGTGACCGAGGTCCTGATCGGTTATGACGGTCTGTCGATCGCGCACTCCGTCTCCGGCCCCGAGCTCTCGCTGACCAACGAGCAGATCTTCAAGGCGCTTGCCGCCGAACTGCCGGACGGCAAGGGCGGCTTCGTCGCCAACCCGAACAAGAGCTGGTCGGACATCGACGCGTCGCTGCCGAACGTCGCCATCACCGTGTTCGGTCCTCCCCCGACCTCCGGCACCCGCGATGCCTTCGTCGAACTGGCGATGCACGACGGCTGCAAGGGCCTCCCGGGCATGGCCGACCTGCAGAAGGCCGACGCCAAGAAGTGGAACGAAGTCTGCTCGCGCATGCGTCAGGACGGCGCCTTCATCGAAGCCGGTGAAAACGACAACCTGATCGTCCAGCGCCTGCAGGCCGACGCCAACGCGCTCGGCATCTTCGGCTACTCGTTCCTCTACGAGAACCAGGACACCCTGAAGGGCGTCGCCATCAACGGCGTGCTGCCGTCGCTCGAGGCGATCGGTTCGGGCGACTACGTCCTGTCCCGCCCGCTCTTCAACTACGTGAAGAACGCCCACCGCGGCGTCATCCCGGGTCTGAACGAGTTCCTCGCCGAATACGTGTCGGAAGACGCGATCGGCGACGGCGGCTACCTCTCCGAGCGTGGTCTGGTTCCGCTGCCGGCCGACCTGCGCGAGAAGACCCGCGAGACCGTGACGAACGCGGTCGGCATTTCCTTCTGA